In Sebastes fasciatus isolate fSebFas1 chromosome 15, fSebFas1.pri, whole genome shotgun sequence, a genomic segment contains:
- the letm1 gene encoding mitochondrial proton/calcium exchanger protein isoform X6 — protein MALILFTRSRAPLMKTSRSLKSEFRKGKGKVQDGACFNCTALRLSSQKFDGLRLGSLSQVSSVSPSLPLSDVGPCQNPDSQRLYCAFVSGASSSPYPAITTGPQWTIARPQDIPGVRWIHTSRRRWDDSKVEKSLRSLKDKKKKLEEGGPVYSPTLDAAPVRRTIRQWVVDEVKHYYHGFRLLWIDTTIAGRMLWRVLNGHPLSRRERRQFLRTCADVFRLLPFLVFIIVPFMEFLLPVALKLFPNMLPSTFETQSKKEERLKTELRVKLEMAKFLQDTIEEIALRNKAAQGNVTEEFSTFFQKIRNSGERPSNEQIIKFSKLFEDELTLDNLTRPQLVALCRLLELQSIGTNNFLRFQLIMKLRAIRADDKLIAEEGVESLNVNEVQSACRVRGMRSLGVTEERLREQLAQWLELHLNQQIPTSLLLLSRAMFLPDTLSPADQLKTTLQTLPEMVTKEAQLMVAEMELSSKVDNKAKLESTLLEEAAIRQDNKDREMERLADAAEKAAREGEEFEAEKVKADMAAHSEILRDTAPIIEGIKGEEITKEEIDLLSDACSKLKDQKRLLTLEKEELEELKDDVQEYNEDLEEIKKELSKTGQEKALEESKASQRLSKRVNRMIGRIDKIIGELEHDKVILDGQMDSGATPPVGLFYTFRENLISIDELIGIMRQIQNIPEQKLQSIAEALDDNKDGKIDIDDVIKVVELIDKEDIDISTTQVADIMVMLQKEEKLIEKEKAKEKAEKEQAATINS, from the exons gGAAAGTACAAGATGGAGCCTGTTTCAACTGCACAGCGCTCAGACTCTCCAGTCAAAA ATTCGATGGGCTCCGACTTGGCAGTTTGTCCCAGGTCTCTTCAGTCAGTCCTTCCCTCCCCCTGTCAGATGTGGGCCCCTGCCAGAACCCGGACTCACAGCGCCTCTACTGTGCTTTTGTGTCGGGGGCCTCCTCTTCACCGTACCCTGCAATCACAACGGGGCCCCAGTGGACGATAGCGCGACCACAGGACATCCCTGGTGTTCGGTGGATACACACCTCGAGGAGGAGATGGGACGACTCCAAGGTGGAGAAGTCGCTGCGTTCGTTaaaggacaagaagaagaagctggagGAAGGAGGGCCGGTGTACAGCCCGACGCTGGATGCAGCACCTGTGAGAAGGACGATCCGACAGTGGGTAGTAGACGAAGTCAAGCACTACTACCACGGCTTCAGGCTGCTGTGGATCGATACCACCATCGCTGGGCGAATGCTGTGGAGGGTGCTGAACGGACACCCGCTGTCCCGCCGCGAGAGGAGACAG TTCCTCAGAACGTGTGCCGACGTCTTCAGACTTCTTCCCTTCCTGGTGTTCATCATCGTCCCCTTCATGGAGTTCCTGCTCCCCGTAGCTCTGAAGCTCTTCCCCAACATGCTGCCGTCCACCTTCGAGACACAGTCAAAGAAG GAGGAGAGGTTGAAAACGGAGCTGAGAGTCAAACTGGAGATGGCCAAGTTCTTGCAGGACACCATCGAGGAGATCGCTCTGCGGAACAAGGCGGCTCAGGGGAACGTCACCGAGGAGTTCTCCACCTTCTTCCAGAAG ATCCGGAACTCCGGGGAGCGTCCCAGTAATGAGCAGATCATCAAATTCTCCAAACTGTTCGAGGATGAGCTGACTCTGGACAACTTGACCCGACCTCAGCTGGTGGCTCTCTGCCGTCTCCTGGAGCTCCAGTCCATCGGGACCAACAACTTCCTCCGCTTCCAGCTCATCATGAAGCTGAGGGCCATCCGTGCAGACGACAAG CTGATTGCAGAGGAAGGGGTGGAGAGTCTGAACGTGAACGAGGTGCAGTCAGCCTGTCGCGTCAGAGGGATGAGATCTCTCGGAGTCACAGAAGAGCGACTGAGAGAGCAACTTGCTCAG TGGCTGGAGCTGCATCTGAACCAGCAGATCCCCAcgtccctgctgctgctgtcccgAGCCATGTTCCTCCCCGACACCCTTTCCCCCGCCGACCAGCTGAAGACCACACTGCAGACGCTGCCTGAAATGGTG acAAAGGAGGCCCAGTTGATGGTGGCAGAGATGGAGCTCTCCTCCAAAGTGGACAACAAGGCCAAGCTGGAGTCCACGCTACTGGAGGAGGCGGCCATACGCCAGGACAACAAGGACAGGGAGATGGAGAGGTTGGCGGACGCTGCAGAGAAGGCTGCCAGG GAGGGTGAGGAGTTTGAAGCAGAGAAGGTTAAAGCCGACATGGCTGCTCATTCAGAGATACTGAGGGATACCGCGCCCATCATAGAAGGAATCAAG GGTGAGGAGATCACCAAAGAGGAGATCGACCTGTTGAGTGATGCGTGCTCAAAGCTGAAGGACCAGAAGAGGCTGTTGACTCTGGAGAAAGAAGAGCTGGAAGAACTGAAGGATGATGTCCAGGAATACAACGAG GATCTCGAGGAGATAAAGAAGGAGCTCTCTAAGACGGGCCAAGAGAAGGCGCTGGAGGAGTCGAAGGCGAGCCAGCGTCTGTCTAAGAGAGTGAACCGCATGATCGGTCGCATTGACAAGATCATCGGGGAGCTGGAGCATGACAAGGTCATCCTGGACGGGCAGATGGACAGTGGAGCCACACCACCTGTCGG TCTGTTCTACACCTTCAGGGAAAACCTCATCAGCATCGACGAGCTCATCGGCATCATGCGGCAGATCCAGAACATTCCAGAGCAGAAGCTGCAGAGCATCGCCGAGGCGCTCGACGACAACAAGGACGGCAAGATCGACATCGACGACGTCATCAAA GTGGTGGAACTGATCGACAAGGAGGACATCGACATCTCCACCACTCAGGTGGCTGACATCATGGTGATGCTGCAGAAGGAGGAGAAGCTGATAGAGAAGGAAAAGGCCAAAGAGAAGGCTGAGAAGGAGCAGGCAGCCACAATCAACAGCTAA
- the letm1 gene encoding mitochondrial proton/calcium exchanger protein isoform X7, whose protein sequence is MALILFTRSRAPLMKTSRSLKSEFRKGKGKVQDGACFNCTALRLSSQKFDGLRLGSLSQVSSVSPSLPLSDVGPCQNPDSQRLYCAFVSGASSSPYPAITTGPQWTIARPQDIPGVRWIHTSRRRWDDSKVEKSLRSLKDKKKKLEEGGPVYSPTLDAAPVRRTIRQWVVDEVKHYYHGFRLLWIDTTIAGRMLWRVLNGHPLSRRERRQFLRTCADVFRLLPFLVFIIVPFMEFLLPVALKLFPNMLPSTFETQSKKEERLKTELRVKLEMAKFLQDTIEEIALRNKAAQGNVTEEFSTFFQKIRNSGERPSNEQIIKFSKLFEDELTLDNLTRPQLVALCRLLELQSIGTNNFLRFQLIMKLRAIRADDKLIAEEGVESLNVNEVQSACRVRGMRSLGVTEERLREQLAQWLELHLNQQIPTSLLLLSRAMFLPDTLSPADQLKTTLQTLPEMVTKEAQLMVAEMELSSKVDNKAKLESTLLEEAAIRQDNKDREMERLADAAEKAAREGEEFEAEKVKADMAAHSEILRDTAPIIEGIKGEEITKEEIDLLSDACSKLKDQKRLLTLEKEELEELKDDVQEYNEDLEEIKKELSKTGQEKALEESKASQRLSKRVNRMIGRIDKIIGELEHDKVILDGQMDSGATPPVGENLISIDELIGIMRQIQNIPEQKLQSIAEALDDNKDGKIDIDDVIKVVELIDKEDIDISTTQVADIMVMLQKEEKLIEKEKAKEKAEKEQAATINS, encoded by the exons gGAAAGTACAAGATGGAGCCTGTTTCAACTGCACAGCGCTCAGACTCTCCAGTCAAAA ATTCGATGGGCTCCGACTTGGCAGTTTGTCCCAGGTCTCTTCAGTCAGTCCTTCCCTCCCCCTGTCAGATGTGGGCCCCTGCCAGAACCCGGACTCACAGCGCCTCTACTGTGCTTTTGTGTCGGGGGCCTCCTCTTCACCGTACCCTGCAATCACAACGGGGCCCCAGTGGACGATAGCGCGACCACAGGACATCCCTGGTGTTCGGTGGATACACACCTCGAGGAGGAGATGGGACGACTCCAAGGTGGAGAAGTCGCTGCGTTCGTTaaaggacaagaagaagaagctggagGAAGGAGGGCCGGTGTACAGCCCGACGCTGGATGCAGCACCTGTGAGAAGGACGATCCGACAGTGGGTAGTAGACGAAGTCAAGCACTACTACCACGGCTTCAGGCTGCTGTGGATCGATACCACCATCGCTGGGCGAATGCTGTGGAGGGTGCTGAACGGACACCCGCTGTCCCGCCGCGAGAGGAGACAG TTCCTCAGAACGTGTGCCGACGTCTTCAGACTTCTTCCCTTCCTGGTGTTCATCATCGTCCCCTTCATGGAGTTCCTGCTCCCCGTAGCTCTGAAGCTCTTCCCCAACATGCTGCCGTCCACCTTCGAGACACAGTCAAAGAAG GAGGAGAGGTTGAAAACGGAGCTGAGAGTCAAACTGGAGATGGCCAAGTTCTTGCAGGACACCATCGAGGAGATCGCTCTGCGGAACAAGGCGGCTCAGGGGAACGTCACCGAGGAGTTCTCCACCTTCTTCCAGAAG ATCCGGAACTCCGGGGAGCGTCCCAGTAATGAGCAGATCATCAAATTCTCCAAACTGTTCGAGGATGAGCTGACTCTGGACAACTTGACCCGACCTCAGCTGGTGGCTCTCTGCCGTCTCCTGGAGCTCCAGTCCATCGGGACCAACAACTTCCTCCGCTTCCAGCTCATCATGAAGCTGAGGGCCATCCGTGCAGACGACAAG CTGATTGCAGAGGAAGGGGTGGAGAGTCTGAACGTGAACGAGGTGCAGTCAGCCTGTCGCGTCAGAGGGATGAGATCTCTCGGAGTCACAGAAGAGCGACTGAGAGAGCAACTTGCTCAG TGGCTGGAGCTGCATCTGAACCAGCAGATCCCCAcgtccctgctgctgctgtcccgAGCCATGTTCCTCCCCGACACCCTTTCCCCCGCCGACCAGCTGAAGACCACACTGCAGACGCTGCCTGAAATGGTG acAAAGGAGGCCCAGTTGATGGTGGCAGAGATGGAGCTCTCCTCCAAAGTGGACAACAAGGCCAAGCTGGAGTCCACGCTACTGGAGGAGGCGGCCATACGCCAGGACAACAAGGACAGGGAGATGGAGAGGTTGGCGGACGCTGCAGAGAAGGCTGCCAGG GAGGGTGAGGAGTTTGAAGCAGAGAAGGTTAAAGCCGACATGGCTGCTCATTCAGAGATACTGAGGGATACCGCGCCCATCATAGAAGGAATCAAG GGTGAGGAGATCACCAAAGAGGAGATCGACCTGTTGAGTGATGCGTGCTCAAAGCTGAAGGACCAGAAGAGGCTGTTGACTCTGGAGAAAGAAGAGCTGGAAGAACTGAAGGATGATGTCCAGGAATACAACGAG GATCTCGAGGAGATAAAGAAGGAGCTCTCTAAGACGGGCCAAGAGAAGGCGCTGGAGGAGTCGAAGGCGAGCCAGCGTCTGTCTAAGAGAGTGAACCGCATGATCGGTCGCATTGACAAGATCATCGGGGAGCTGGAGCATGACAAGGTCATCCTGGACGGGCAGATGGACAGTGGAGCCACACCACCTGTCGG GGAAAACCTCATCAGCATCGACGAGCTCATCGGCATCATGCGGCAGATCCAGAACATTCCAGAGCAGAAGCTGCAGAGCATCGCCGAGGCGCTCGACGACAACAAGGACGGCAAGATCGACATCGACGACGTCATCAAA GTGGTGGAACTGATCGACAAGGAGGACATCGACATCTCCACCACTCAGGTGGCTGACATCATGGTGATGCTGCAGAAGGAGGAGAAGCTGATAGAGAAGGAAAAGGCCAAAGAGAAGGCTGAGAAGGAGCAGGCAGCCACAATCAACAGCTAA
- the letm1 gene encoding mitochondrial proton/calcium exchanger protein isoform X5 has product MALILFTRSRAPLMKTSRSLKSEFRKGKGKVQDGACFNCTALRLSSQKFDGLRLGSLSQVSSVSPSLPLSDVGPCQNPDSQRLYCAFVSGASSSPYPAITTGPQWTIARPQDIPGVRWIHTSRRRWDDSKVEKSLRSLKDKKKKLEEGGPVYSPTLDAAPVRRTIRQWVVDEVKHYYHGFRLLWIDTTIAGRMLWRVLNGHPLSRRERRQFLRTCADVFRLLPFLVFIIVPFMEFLLPVALKLFPNMLPSTFETQSKKEERLKTELRVKLEMAKFLQDTIEEIALRNKAAQGNVTEEFSTFFQKIRNSGERPSNEQIIKFSKLFEDELTLDNLTRPQLVALCRLLELQSIGTNNFLRFQLIMKLRAIRADDKLIAEEGVESLNVNEVQSACRVRGMRSLGVTEERLREQLAQWLELHLNQQIPTSLLLLSRAMFLPDTLSPADQLKTTLQTLPEMVTKEAQLMVAEMELSSKVDNKAKLESTLLEEAAIRQDNKDREMERLADAAEKAAREGEEFEAEKVKADMAAHSEILRDTAPIIEGIKYEQWQTFLRYQGEEITKEEIDLLSDACSKLKDQKRLLTLEKEELEELKDDVQEYNEDLEEIKKELSKTGQEKALEESKASQRLSKRVNRMIGRIDKIIGELEHDKVILDGQMDSGATPPVGENLISIDELIGIMRQIQNIPEQKLQSIAEALDDNKDGKIDIDDVIKVVELIDKEDIDISTTQVADIMVMLQKEEKLIEKEKAKEKAEKEQAATINS; this is encoded by the exons gGAAAGTACAAGATGGAGCCTGTTTCAACTGCACAGCGCTCAGACTCTCCAGTCAAAA ATTCGATGGGCTCCGACTTGGCAGTTTGTCCCAGGTCTCTTCAGTCAGTCCTTCCCTCCCCCTGTCAGATGTGGGCCCCTGCCAGAACCCGGACTCACAGCGCCTCTACTGTGCTTTTGTGTCGGGGGCCTCCTCTTCACCGTACCCTGCAATCACAACGGGGCCCCAGTGGACGATAGCGCGACCACAGGACATCCCTGGTGTTCGGTGGATACACACCTCGAGGAGGAGATGGGACGACTCCAAGGTGGAGAAGTCGCTGCGTTCGTTaaaggacaagaagaagaagctggagGAAGGAGGGCCGGTGTACAGCCCGACGCTGGATGCAGCACCTGTGAGAAGGACGATCCGACAGTGGGTAGTAGACGAAGTCAAGCACTACTACCACGGCTTCAGGCTGCTGTGGATCGATACCACCATCGCTGGGCGAATGCTGTGGAGGGTGCTGAACGGACACCCGCTGTCCCGCCGCGAGAGGAGACAG TTCCTCAGAACGTGTGCCGACGTCTTCAGACTTCTTCCCTTCCTGGTGTTCATCATCGTCCCCTTCATGGAGTTCCTGCTCCCCGTAGCTCTGAAGCTCTTCCCCAACATGCTGCCGTCCACCTTCGAGACACAGTCAAAGAAG GAGGAGAGGTTGAAAACGGAGCTGAGAGTCAAACTGGAGATGGCCAAGTTCTTGCAGGACACCATCGAGGAGATCGCTCTGCGGAACAAGGCGGCTCAGGGGAACGTCACCGAGGAGTTCTCCACCTTCTTCCAGAAG ATCCGGAACTCCGGGGAGCGTCCCAGTAATGAGCAGATCATCAAATTCTCCAAACTGTTCGAGGATGAGCTGACTCTGGACAACTTGACCCGACCTCAGCTGGTGGCTCTCTGCCGTCTCCTGGAGCTCCAGTCCATCGGGACCAACAACTTCCTCCGCTTCCAGCTCATCATGAAGCTGAGGGCCATCCGTGCAGACGACAAG CTGATTGCAGAGGAAGGGGTGGAGAGTCTGAACGTGAACGAGGTGCAGTCAGCCTGTCGCGTCAGAGGGATGAGATCTCTCGGAGTCACAGAAGAGCGACTGAGAGAGCAACTTGCTCAG TGGCTGGAGCTGCATCTGAACCAGCAGATCCCCAcgtccctgctgctgctgtcccgAGCCATGTTCCTCCCCGACACCCTTTCCCCCGCCGACCAGCTGAAGACCACACTGCAGACGCTGCCTGAAATGGTG acAAAGGAGGCCCAGTTGATGGTGGCAGAGATGGAGCTCTCCTCCAAAGTGGACAACAAGGCCAAGCTGGAGTCCACGCTACTGGAGGAGGCGGCCATACGCCAGGACAACAAGGACAGGGAGATGGAGAGGTTGGCGGACGCTGCAGAGAAGGCTGCCAGG GAGGGTGAGGAGTTTGAAGCAGAGAAGGTTAAAGCCGACATGGCTGCTCATTCAGAGATACTGAGGGATACCGCGCCCATCATAGAAGGAATCAAG TATGAACAGTGGCAGACATTCCTGCGCTACCAG GGTGAGGAGATCACCAAAGAGGAGATCGACCTGTTGAGTGATGCGTGCTCAAAGCTGAAGGACCAGAAGAGGCTGTTGACTCTGGAGAAAGAAGAGCTGGAAGAACTGAAGGATGATGTCCAGGAATACAACGAG GATCTCGAGGAGATAAAGAAGGAGCTCTCTAAGACGGGCCAAGAGAAGGCGCTGGAGGAGTCGAAGGCGAGCCAGCGTCTGTCTAAGAGAGTGAACCGCATGATCGGTCGCATTGACAAGATCATCGGGGAGCTGGAGCATGACAAGGTCATCCTGGACGGGCAGATGGACAGTGGAGCCACACCACCTGTCGG GGAAAACCTCATCAGCATCGACGAGCTCATCGGCATCATGCGGCAGATCCAGAACATTCCAGAGCAGAAGCTGCAGAGCATCGCCGAGGCGCTCGACGACAACAAGGACGGCAAGATCGACATCGACGACGTCATCAAA GTGGTGGAACTGATCGACAAGGAGGACATCGACATCTCCACCACTCAGGTGGCTGACATCATGGTGATGCTGCAGAAGGAGGAGAAGCTGATAGAGAAGGAAAAGGCCAAAGAGAAGGCTGAGAAGGAGCAGGCAGCCACAATCAACAGCTAA
- the letm1 gene encoding mitochondrial proton/calcium exchanger protein isoform X8, whose translation MALILFTRSRAPLMKTSRSLKSEFRKGKVQDGACFNCTALRLSSQKFDGLRLGSLSQVSSVSPSLPLSDVGPCQNPDSQRLYCAFVSGASSSPYPAITTGPQWTIARPQDIPGVRWIHTSRRRWDDSKVEKSLRSLKDKKKKLEEGGPVYSPTLDAAPVRRTIRQWVVDEVKHYYHGFRLLWIDTTIAGRMLWRVLNGHPLSRRERRQFLRTCADVFRLLPFLVFIIVPFMEFLLPVALKLFPNMLPSTFETQSKKEERLKTELRVKLEMAKFLQDTIEEIALRNKAAQGNVTEEFSTFFQKIRNSGERPSNEQIIKFSKLFEDELTLDNLTRPQLVALCRLLELQSIGTNNFLRFQLIMKLRAIRADDKLIAEEGVESLNVNEVQSACRVRGMRSLGVTEERLREQLAQWLELHLNQQIPTSLLLLSRAMFLPDTLSPADQLKTTLQTLPEMVTKEAQLMVAEMELSSKVDNKAKLESTLLEEAAIRQDNKDREMERLADAAEKAAREGEEFEAEKVKADMAAHSEILRDTAPIIEGIKGEEITKEEIDLLSDACSKLKDQKRLLTLEKEELEELKDDVQEYNEDLEEIKKELSKTGQEKALEESKASQRLSKRVNRMIGRIDKIIGELEHDKVILDGQMDSGATPPVGENLISIDELIGIMRQIQNIPEQKLQSIAEALDDNKDGKIDIDDVIKVVELIDKEDIDISTTQVADIMVMLQKEEKLIEKEKAKEKAEKEQAATINS comes from the exons gGAAAGTACAAGATGGAGCCTGTTTCAACTGCACAGCGCTCAGACTCTCCAGTCAAAA ATTCGATGGGCTCCGACTTGGCAGTTTGTCCCAGGTCTCTTCAGTCAGTCCTTCCCTCCCCCTGTCAGATGTGGGCCCCTGCCAGAACCCGGACTCACAGCGCCTCTACTGTGCTTTTGTGTCGGGGGCCTCCTCTTCACCGTACCCTGCAATCACAACGGGGCCCCAGTGGACGATAGCGCGACCACAGGACATCCCTGGTGTTCGGTGGATACACACCTCGAGGAGGAGATGGGACGACTCCAAGGTGGAGAAGTCGCTGCGTTCGTTaaaggacaagaagaagaagctggagGAAGGAGGGCCGGTGTACAGCCCGACGCTGGATGCAGCACCTGTGAGAAGGACGATCCGACAGTGGGTAGTAGACGAAGTCAAGCACTACTACCACGGCTTCAGGCTGCTGTGGATCGATACCACCATCGCTGGGCGAATGCTGTGGAGGGTGCTGAACGGACACCCGCTGTCCCGCCGCGAGAGGAGACAG TTCCTCAGAACGTGTGCCGACGTCTTCAGACTTCTTCCCTTCCTGGTGTTCATCATCGTCCCCTTCATGGAGTTCCTGCTCCCCGTAGCTCTGAAGCTCTTCCCCAACATGCTGCCGTCCACCTTCGAGACACAGTCAAAGAAG GAGGAGAGGTTGAAAACGGAGCTGAGAGTCAAACTGGAGATGGCCAAGTTCTTGCAGGACACCATCGAGGAGATCGCTCTGCGGAACAAGGCGGCTCAGGGGAACGTCACCGAGGAGTTCTCCACCTTCTTCCAGAAG ATCCGGAACTCCGGGGAGCGTCCCAGTAATGAGCAGATCATCAAATTCTCCAAACTGTTCGAGGATGAGCTGACTCTGGACAACTTGACCCGACCTCAGCTGGTGGCTCTCTGCCGTCTCCTGGAGCTCCAGTCCATCGGGACCAACAACTTCCTCCGCTTCCAGCTCATCATGAAGCTGAGGGCCATCCGTGCAGACGACAAG CTGATTGCAGAGGAAGGGGTGGAGAGTCTGAACGTGAACGAGGTGCAGTCAGCCTGTCGCGTCAGAGGGATGAGATCTCTCGGAGTCACAGAAGAGCGACTGAGAGAGCAACTTGCTCAG TGGCTGGAGCTGCATCTGAACCAGCAGATCCCCAcgtccctgctgctgctgtcccgAGCCATGTTCCTCCCCGACACCCTTTCCCCCGCCGACCAGCTGAAGACCACACTGCAGACGCTGCCTGAAATGGTG acAAAGGAGGCCCAGTTGATGGTGGCAGAGATGGAGCTCTCCTCCAAAGTGGACAACAAGGCCAAGCTGGAGTCCACGCTACTGGAGGAGGCGGCCATACGCCAGGACAACAAGGACAGGGAGATGGAGAGGTTGGCGGACGCTGCAGAGAAGGCTGCCAGG GAGGGTGAGGAGTTTGAAGCAGAGAAGGTTAAAGCCGACATGGCTGCTCATTCAGAGATACTGAGGGATACCGCGCCCATCATAGAAGGAATCAAG GGTGAGGAGATCACCAAAGAGGAGATCGACCTGTTGAGTGATGCGTGCTCAAAGCTGAAGGACCAGAAGAGGCTGTTGACTCTGGAGAAAGAAGAGCTGGAAGAACTGAAGGATGATGTCCAGGAATACAACGAG GATCTCGAGGAGATAAAGAAGGAGCTCTCTAAGACGGGCCAAGAGAAGGCGCTGGAGGAGTCGAAGGCGAGCCAGCGTCTGTCTAAGAGAGTGAACCGCATGATCGGTCGCATTGACAAGATCATCGGGGAGCTGGAGCATGACAAGGTCATCCTGGACGGGCAGATGGACAGTGGAGCCACACCACCTGTCGG GGAAAACCTCATCAGCATCGACGAGCTCATCGGCATCATGCGGCAGATCCAGAACATTCCAGAGCAGAAGCTGCAGAGCATCGCCGAGGCGCTCGACGACAACAAGGACGGCAAGATCGACATCGACGACGTCATCAAA GTGGTGGAACTGATCGACAAGGAGGACATCGACATCTCCACCACTCAGGTGGCTGACATCATGGTGATGCTGCAGAAGGAGGAGAAGCTGATAGAGAAGGAAAAGGCCAAAGAGAAGGCTGAGAAGGAGCAGGCAGCCACAATCAACAGCTAA